The Streptomyces sp. NBC_00510 genomic interval GCGCCCATCGCGCTCACCCGTGCCGCGGCTGCCTCGCGCATCGCGGCGTAGCCCGGGCCGTCGACGGCGAGCAGCACGGCCGGCTTCAGGCAGGCCTGGCCGACGTTGACGAGCATGCGCTCGGCGAAGCCGTCGCCGATCTCGCCGCCGCGCGCCTCCAGCGCCGCCGGCAGGACGAAGGTCGGGTTGACGCTGGTCATCTCGGCGAAGACCGGGATCGGGTCGGGGCGCAGCTGGGCCCGGCGGTACAGGGCCATGCCGCCGCCCTCGGAGCCGGTGAAGGTGACCGCCTTGACCAGCGGGTGGTCCACCAGGGCCTCGCCGATCGCGTTGCCCGCTCCGCGGACCATCGAGAACACGCCCTCGTGCAGCCCGGAGTCGGCGACGGCGCCCTGGATGACGCGGCCCATCAGTTCAGAGGCGCCGGGGTGGGCGTTGTGGGCCTTGAGGATCACCGGGCAGCCCGCCGCGAGCGCGGCGGCGGTGTCGCCGCCGGCGACCGAGTACGAGATCGGGAAGTTGCTCGCGCCGAAGACGGCCACCGGACCGATCGCGATCTTCTGCATGCGGTGGTCCATGCGCGGCCTGGGCTGCCGATCGGGCTGGGCCGGGTCGACGGCGGCCTGCCGGAACCGGCCCTGCCGCACCACGTCGGCGAACTGCCGGAACTGCCCGGCGGCCTTGGCCGCCTCGGCCTCCAGCTGCGCGGCCGGAAGGCCCGTCTCCAGCGCCGCCCGCTCGGCCAGTTCGCCCTTGATCCCGTCCAGCCGGTCCGCGACCAGCTCCAGGAAGGCGGCGCGCTCCGTGAGGCCGGTGCGGTTGTAGGTGTCGTAGGCCTCGTCGGCCAGGCGGGCGGCGCGGTCGACCTCGGCCGCCCCGCCGAGCGCGAACTCCGGTCCGACCAGTTCGCCGGTCGCCGGGTCGAGGGCCTTCATCGTGCCTTCGGACGCGGGGACGGACGACGCGCCTATCAGCATCTCTCCGGTCAGTCGCATGTCAGTGGTCTCCGTTCTCCAGGGTCCCCAGCAGGTCGGCGGTGGTGGTGATGGAGTGGGCGTAGGTGGGGCCGTTGAGCTCGTGGGCGGCGTGCATCATCTCGGGGCGGTAGGCCGCGGTGGCGTCGCGGACGAGCGTCACGTGGTAGCCGAGCTCCATGGCGAAGCGCCCGGTGGACTCGATGCAGGTGTTGGCGAGCAGGCCGACGACGATCACGTGCGTGATGCCGTGCTGCTTGAGCCGGAAGTCCAGGTCGGTGTTGGCGAACCCGCTCTGCGACCAGTGCTCCTGGATGACCACCTCGCCGTCGGCGGGCCGGAAGTCGGGGTGGAACTCGCCGCCCCAGGTGCCGAGGGCGAAGGTGTGCCGCTCCTGGATGATGCGGTGCGTGGGGTTGGGGTGCTCCCAGTCCTCGTAGTCGCCCTCCTGCCAGCGGCGGTGGGGGACGAAGAAGACCTTGTGGCCCGCCGCGCGCCCCGCTCCGACGACGGCGCGGAGGTTGTCGAGCAGGCCGACCTCGGTGGCGACGCCCTCCAGCGCGGGCCAGACCTTGCCTCCCTCCGACAGGAAGTCGTTGTAGGGGTCGACCAGCAGGATCGCGGTGCGCGTGGGGTCGTAGGTGTCGGTCATGACGGGTCCTTTCCCAATCTGGATTATTTGCATCATCCTCATTCCTCATTCAGGATTACTCTCGTCATCCTGAAAGTCAAGGACGGCGCCCCCGGGCGCCCGGCACGTGAGCGAGGTACGGCGATGACCCCCGATGAACTGCGCACATCCCTGATCGGCGCCTGGCGTCTGGTGTCCTACGAGGCCGCCGACGTCGGGACCGGGGAGGTCGTCGAGCCCTTCGGGCCGCGGCCCCGGGGGCTGATCACGTACGGGCCGGACGGCCACATGGCGGCCCAGATCATGCGGGTCGGGCGGCCGGGCTTCCGTCACGGGCGGCTCGAGGAAGGGCTGCCGGAGGAACTGACCGCGGCGGCCGCGGGCTACCTCGCGTACGCCGGCACCTTCGAGGTCCCGGCCGGGGACACGGTCGTCCACCACGTCGAGCTGAGCCTGTTCCCCAACTGGGTGGGCGGTTCCCAGACGCGGATCGCCGACCTGGACGGCCGCAGGCTCCGGCTGAGCCTGCCCGGCGCCGCCAGGATCTGGGGGGCGCTGCGCACCGGCGTCCTGACCTGGGAGCGCGACGGGCGGTAGTGGCGGCCCCGGGGAGGGGGGTGCGGAGCGCGGGCGGTGGGGCCCGCGCTCCGCGGGGGGTCGGGTGTGGTCATCCCCGCAGGGCGGGGGTGGCGGAGGCGTCCGCGTCGGCCTGTCCGGGGCCGGCGTCGTCGCTGTGCCGGGGGGCCGTGTGGCGGGCGCGGAGGCCGTGCCAGGCGAGCGTCAGGCACGCGAGGAGCAGGAAGCCCAGGCCGCCCGCCACCACGCCACGCCAGCCGAAGGCGGAGAAGAGCACCCCGGCGACGGCGGAACCCGTGGCGCCGCCACCGAAGACCGCGAACATGTACACCGTGTTGAGCCGCCCCCGGATCTCCGGCCCGGCGGTGAAGATGCGTGCCTGGTTGGCTATCTGACCGCTCGTCACCCCGTAGCCGAGGAGGTTGCAGCCGACGGCGAGGACGACGAGCGACCGCCCCGCGACCCCGAACAGCACGAAGGCGGCCAGTGCCGAGGCGACGGCGAGGGCGTTGACCCCCAGCGGCCCCCACCGGTCGGTGAGCCGCCCCGAGTAGCGGGCGGCCAGGGCGCCCGGCACGCTGCACAGGCCGAAGAGGCCGACCACGGCGGGGCCCAGCCCGATCGGCGGCGCGGTGAGGTGGAAGGCGAGCGTGGACCAGAAGGCCGAGAAGGAGGCGAACGCCGTCGCCCCCAGTGCGGCCGACAGGCGCAACGGGGCGTGGTCCACGAGCAGTCGGGGGAGTGAGGCGAGCAGGCTCCCGTAGCCGCCGGAGGCCGCGGCCCCCGGCGGGCGCCCGGCCGGCATGTAGCGGGGGAGGACCAGTAGCAGCGCCGCCGTGGCCGCTGCGGCGACGAGGAAGCCGGCCCGCCAGGTGCCCGCGGCCTGGGCGATGAGCCCGGAGGCGGTGCGCGAGAGCAGGGCGCCCATCGTCAGCCCCGTGCCGACCGCCCCCAGGACCCGCCCGGCCTGGCCGGGGGCGGCCATCGACGCGACCGTGGGCATGATCACCTGCGGGAGCACGGTGCTCGCCGAGAGCACGAGGGTCGCCATCCCCAGCAGGGCGACGGACGGAGCCAGGGCGCCCCCCAGGAGCGCGACGGCGGTCACCGCCAGCAGGACCCTGGACAGTCGGCGCAGCCGGGCCCTGTCCGCGAGCGGGACGACGGCCACGATCCCCAGCGCGTAGCCGATCTGTCCTGCCGTGGCCACGAGGCCGGCGGCGGACGCGGAGATGCCGAAGCCGCGGGCGATCTGGTCGAGGAGGGGCTGGGTGAAGTAGATGTTGGCGACCGTGATCGCCGTCGCCGTGGCGAAGACGGGGAGGGTTCCCCGCTTGACGTCCGGGCGGGTTGCTGCGGTGGTCATGGGTCCTCGCGGAGGGTTCGCGGGCGGGAGGGGAGAGGCGGCGGGCCTGCTCCGGTGGAGGCTCGTGCCGAGGTCTGGATGATTGATGTCATCCACACATGCAGGATGATGCGTGTCATCCTGCATGTCAAAGCCCCGGGGGGGTTCCGGGAGGGGTGTATGATGTCCGTCATCCACATTGGGTCGGGTCAGCCCGACGCACACCCGGGAGGTCATGCGATGGGTCACTCGCAGGCAGCGAAGGCCGAGTCGCGCGAGAAGGTCCTGCGGATCGCCGCCCGCCGGATCCGCGAGGAGGGCATGACCCGACCCGGCGTCGCGGACCTCATGAACGAGGCCGGACTGACCCACGGCGGGTTCTACAAGCACTTCGCCTCGCGCGAGGACCTGATGGGTCAGGCGGCGGCGCTGGCGCTGGCCGACGGCGAGGCGAAGATGGCCGAGGCCGCCCGCCGGGACCCCGATGAACCCCGCTCGGGGCTGATCGACGCCTACCTCAGCGCCCGCCACCGGGACGCGCCCGGCACCGGCTGCGCCCTGGTGACCCTGGGCGCCGCGGCCGGTCGCGGCGAGGCGGAGTTGCAGGAGGCGTACGAGAAGCAGGTCCGCAGCTACCTCGCGCTCATCGGTGAGGCGGCGCAGGGCGACGACCCCGGCGAGGCGCGTGCCGACGCGATGCTCACCCTCAGCGCCCTGGTCGGCGCGCTGCTGATCTCGCGCGCGGTCGCCGACCCGGAGCTGTCCGACGAGTTCCTGACGACGGTCGCCGGGCGCCTGAAGGACGCCCATGTACCCGCAGAGGCCTGACCGAACCGGCCGGGCCGGACGCCCGTTCCGCCGCCCTCGGCCGCACCGGCGGCGGCCGGCCGCATGGCCGCCGTGAGCGGGACGCGGCGGCACCCGCTAGGCCGGCCCTTGACCGCAGGGCGACTCCCGCGTCCCCGCACGTCAGGGCGTTGCCCGCGGACGGCCGGGCGTTGCTGCGGGGCGGCGCGTCGCGCGTCCTCGTGGGGTCCGGGGACGGACGTGCGGGTCGCGGGGGCGGTCTCTCACTCAGTGCGTGCGTGCGGCGGCGTCCTCCGGGTCCGCGCAGGCGTGGGCAGGGCCCGCGGAAGGCCCTTCCGGTGCAGGGCGTCCAGCCGGGCGGCGGCCGCTTCCTCCGACACCGCCCGCCGGGTGCCGGCCGCGCAGCGCGGACCGGTGCGCTGGAGCTGGGCCGCCGTGACGGCACGCACCAGGGCTGCGTCCCACCGCGTCCAGGCGTGGGGACCTCCGTCGTCAGGTCGGGCCGCTCGCGCGGGCGCAACGACGGGTCACGCTCCCAGAGCCGCAGCAACCCGTGCCGGACGACCTTGTTCGCCTCGATCTGGTCCGGCGAAAGACCCGCTGGACCGCCGCGGGGTCCGCCCCGAGGTCCCGTGCCCGGGGCCGCCGCGGCCGACAGTACCTGCCGCTCGCGCGCCGGGTCGTCGACCGCCTGGCCGGTGCCGCACTTGGCCGCCGCCGCCTGGTCCGCCACTGCCGGCCGCTACGCCGACAGCCGCGCCGGGCGCGACAGGGCCGCGTCCGCGGAGGACGTCCCCCCGGACTGTCCGTCAAAAGCGGAAGAATGAACCCTTTCATCCCCTTGTACGGTGGTTCGTGTACGAGTATCGGGATACCGCGAGGGCGGACCATGGCGACACGGATCCCCTCCCTGATCGGCAGACAGGCCGAGACCGAGGCGATTGACGCCCTCCTGCGCCCCGCGGACGGCCGCGGCGGCGCCCTGGTGCTGCGCGGCGAGGTGGGGATCGGCAAGACGACGCTGCTGGCGCTCGCCCAGGAACGGGCGGCGGAGCAGGGACGGCGGGTGCTCGGCCTGGCCGGCGTGCAGTCCGAGTCCCACCTGCCGTTCGCCGGACTCCACCAACTGCTGCGCCCGGTGCTCCCGGAGACCGGCCGCCTCCCGGAGCCCCAGCGCGAGACGCTGCTGGCCGCGGTCGGCCTCCACGACGTGGGCCGCCCCGAGCCCTTCCGCATCGCCCTCGCCGTGCTCGACCTCCTCGCCGAGTGCGCCTCCGACCGCCCGCTGCTCCTGCTCGTCGACGACCTCCAGTGGCTCGACCGGTCCACCAGCGACCTGCTCGCCTTCGTCTCCCGACGGCTGTCCTCGGACCCCGTGGTGCTGCTGGCCGCCGCCACCCAGGGCGAGACGGAGGCGCCCGCATGGGAAGGCGTCGAGGAGATGCCGGTCGGCCGGCTCGACGCCGACCACGCCGCGCGGCTGCTGGACGCCGGCGCGCCGGCACTCGCGCCCTTCGTCCGCGCACGGTTGCTGGAGGAGGCCGACGGCAATCCACTGGCCCTCGTCGAACTCCCCCTGGCGGCCGAGGGCCTGGAATCCGTCGCGGTCATCCCCCGCTGGCTCCCGCTGACCGTCAATCTGCAGCGCGCGTTCGAGACCCGGATCCTGGAACTCCCGGACGCCACGCGCACCCTGCTGCTCGCCGCCGCGCTCGACGCCGAGGCGGCGACGGGTGACGTCCTGACCGCGGCCGGCGCCGTGTCCGGGGCCCCCGTCACCGTCGACGGACTCGTGCCCGCGGTGGACGCGGGTCTCGTCCGTGTCGACCGGCACGCCGTGCGCTTCCGGCACCCCCTGGTCCGCTCCGCGATCCACCAGGCCGCGTCCGTCACGCAGCGCAACGCCGTGCACGCCGCGCTCGCGGCGGTCCACACCGGCCGTCCCGACCTCGGCATCTGGCACTTGGCGGCCTCCACCCTTCCCCCGGACGGGGCCGTCGCGCGGGGACTGGAGCGGTGCGGCGACCACGCGCTGCGACGCGGCGCCGTCGTCGCCGCCGTGCACGCCTTCGAGCACGCCGCCGCCTTCACCTCCGACGGCGGCCGACAGGTCGACCTCATGCTGCGCAGCGCGGAGCTGGCCGTCGGCCTCGGCCGACGCGACCTCGTCCGTCGCCTGGTGCGCACCATCGAGCGGCTGGAGCTGACCGGCAAGGACACGGCCCGCCTGCTGTGGATCTCCGAGTCGCTCACCGTCTGCGGGGGCCGGGAGCCGGTCGCCGTCCGGACGCTGCTCCGTACGGCCGAACGCATGCGCGCCGACGGCGAGACGGCCCTGTCGGTCCGGCTGACGAGCGCCGCTGCCGCCCACCTCTACCGCGGGAACGGGGAGTCCGCGCTCCACGGGGAGGTCCTGCGCACCGCCGACCGGCTGGCCGCCGAGCGGGACGGCCGGTGCGACACCGGGGGCGCCGCCATGGTGCTGATCGCCGCGCAGGCCGCGCCGGTGGAGCGCGCCTCCTCGGTGCTCGAAGCGGCCCGCGCCGTGGCCCGGCGGACGGACGACGCCGCGGCGCTGCACACGACGGCCCGCGCGCTGTGGTGCGTCGGCGCGCCCGAACGCGCGGACCCCTTCCTCACCGCGGCCGTCGAACGGCTCAGGCACCAGGGGCGGCTGGCACCGCTGGCGGAGGCGCTGGCCCTGCGCGCCTCGGGACGCGCGGCCACGGGCCGTTGCGATCCGGCGCGGCTGGACGCCGACGAGGCCCGCAGGCTCGCCCGGGAGACCGGTCAGCCCGAATGGGAGGCGACGGCGCTCGCCGTGCTCGGCTGCCTCGCCGCCCTGCGCGACGACGCGGCGGCCGCCCACCGGCTGATCGGGCAGGCCCGGGCCATCGCCGTCCGGCTGAACTCCCCCTTGCTGCACGCGACGGTGCGCATGGCGCGCGGGACGGCACTGTCCTGCAGCGGGGACCACGTGCAGGCGTACGCCCAGTTGCGCCGGCTGACCGACCCGGCCGACGCCGGGCACCACGTGATGACCGCCCTGTGGACCGTGGGCGACCTCGCCGAGGCGGCCGCGCACTGCGGCGAGAAGGACGACGCGCGAGGGGTCCTGGAGCGGCTCGCGCCGCTGGCCCGCCGGACGCCCGCGGCCCGCGTGCGGCTGGCCGCGCGCCACGCCCGGGCGGTCCTGGCCGGGGAGGAAGAGGGCGAGGCCGCCTTCGCGTCCGCCCTGGAGGCGGACCTCACGGGCTGGTCGCTGGAGCGGGCGCGCCTGCGGCTCGCGTACGGC includes:
- a CDS encoding aldehyde dehydrogenase (NADP(+)), encoding MRLTGEMLIGASSVPASEGTMKALDPATGELVGPEFALGGAAEVDRAARLADEAYDTYNRTGLTERAAFLELVADRLDGIKGELAERAALETGLPAAQLEAEAAKAAGQFRQFADVVRQGRFRQAAVDPAQPDRQPRPRMDHRMQKIAIGPVAVFGASNFPISYSVAGGDTAAALAAGCPVILKAHNAHPGASELMGRVIQGAVADSGLHEGVFSMVRGAGNAIGEALVDHPLVKAVTFTGSEGGGMALYRRAQLRPDPIPVFAEMTSVNPTFVLPAALEARGGEIGDGFAERMLVNVGQACLKPAVLLAVDGPGYAAMREAAAARVSAMGARTMLTPGIHDAYGRGAQRLRDSGAATVTVGPEPEGAHEGRAQLLEVDGDRFLAEPALAEEVFGPAALLVRLSGVEQMTQVARSFRGQLSATMHLEEEDHPQAARLLPVLERRTGRIVVNAFAHPQEVGHATIHGGPFPATTDSRFTSVGMSAIDRFLRPVTYQGFPDALLPEALVPANPLGLWRLVDGQVTRD
- a CDS encoding cysteine hydrolase; this translates as MTDTYDPTRTAILLVDPYNDFLSEGGKVWPALEGVATEVGLLDNLRAVVGAGRAAGHKVFFVPHRRWQEGDYEDWEHPNPTHRIIQERHTFALGTWGGEFHPDFRPADGEVVIQEHWSQSGFANTDLDFRLKQHGITHVIVVGLLANTCIESTGRFAMELGYHVTLVRDATAAYRPEMMHAAHELNGPTYAHSITTTADLLGTLENGDH
- a CDS encoding AAA family ATPase is translated as MATRIPSLIGRQAETEAIDALLRPADGRGGALVLRGEVGIGKTTLLALAQERAAEQGRRVLGLAGVQSESHLPFAGLHQLLRPVLPETGRLPEPQRETLLAAVGLHDVGRPEPFRIALAVLDLLAECASDRPLLLLVDDLQWLDRSTSDLLAFVSRRLSSDPVVLLAAATQGETEAPAWEGVEEMPVGRLDADHAARLLDAGAPALAPFVRARLLEEADGNPLALVELPLAAEGLESVAVIPRWLPLTVNLQRAFETRILELPDATRTLLLAAALDAEAATGDVLTAAGAVSGAPVTVDGLVPAVDAGLVRVDRHAVRFRHPLVRSAIHQAASVTQRNAVHAALAAVHTGRPDLGIWHLAASTLPPDGAVARGLERCGDHALRRGAVVAAVHAFEHAAAFTSDGGRQVDLMLRSAELAVGLGRRDLVRRLVRTIERLELTGKDTARLLWISESLTVCGGREPVAVRTLLRTAERMRADGETALSVRLTSAAAAHLYRGNGESALHGEVLRTADRLAAERDGRCDTGGAAMVLIAAQAAPVERASSVLEAARAVARRTDDAAALHTTARALWCVGAPERADPFLTAAVERLRHQGRLAPLAEALALRASGRAATGRCDPARLDADEARRLARETGQPEWEATALAVLGCLAALRDDAAAAHRLIGQARAIAVRLNSPLLHATVRMARGTALSCSGDHVQAYAQLRRLTDPADAGHHVMTALWTVGDLAEAAAHCGEKDDARGVLERLAPLARRTPAARVRLAARHARAVLAGEEEGEAAFASALEADLTGWSLERARLRLAYGEWLRRQRRVLESRAPLRAARDTFDDLGAAAWSRRARQELEATGETTRQRSPRAADRLTPQELQIAMLAAEGLSNKEIGARLYVSHRTVSTHLTRIFPKLGVTSRSQLARFFPPGS
- a CDS encoding MFS transporter, encoding MTTAATRPDVKRGTLPVFATATAITVANIYFTQPLLDQIARGFGISASAAGLVATAGQIGYALGIVAVVPLADRARLRRLSRVLLAVTAVALLGGALAPSVALLGMATLVLSASTVLPQVIMPTVASMAAPGQAGRVLGAVGTGLTMGALLSRTASGLIAQAAGTWRAGFLVAAAATAALLLVLPRYMPAGRPPGAAASGGYGSLLASLPRLLVDHAPLRLSAALGATAFASFSAFWSTLAFHLTAPPIGLGPAVVGLFGLCSVPGALAARYSGRLTDRWGPLGVNALAVASALAAFVLFGVAGRSLVVLAVGCNLLGYGVTSGQIANQARIFTAGPEIRGRLNTVYMFAVFGGGATGSAVAGVLFSAFGWRGVVAGGLGFLLLACLTLAWHGLRARHTAPRHSDDAGPGQADADASATPALRG
- a CDS encoding lipocalin-like domain-containing protein — its product is MTPDELRTSLIGAWRLVSYEAADVGTGEVVEPFGPRPRGLITYGPDGHMAAQIMRVGRPGFRHGRLEEGLPEELTAAAAGYLAYAGTFEVPAGDTVVHHVELSLFPNWVGGSQTRIADLDGRRLRLSLPGAARIWGALRTGVLTWERDGR
- a CDS encoding TetR/AcrR family transcriptional regulator, which encodes MGHSQAAKAESREKVLRIAARRIREEGMTRPGVADLMNEAGLTHGGFYKHFASREDLMGQAAALALADGEAKMAEAARRDPDEPRSGLIDAYLSARHRDAPGTGCALVTLGAAAGRGEAELQEAYEKQVRSYLALIGEAAQGDDPGEARADAMLTLSALVGALLISRAVADPELSDEFLTTVAGRLKDAHVPAEA